One genomic window of Campylobacter sp. MIT 99-7217 includes the following:
- the folP gene encoding dihydropteroate synthase has translation MKIYKINENTDFNIICKLISPEKMGAIIMSKKARLHFFYIKGLSNTALNILKQDALSLGAELITHKEVITHKAQNSPSLLIANENQLSKLIEKEKKQGFKLKDLAKFLQKSFKKPKVAKLMGVLNINNDSFNPSSRVSEADFIQKLEAMLELKPDYIDLGAVSSRPGSSYVGSKEEQDRLKGIFKLISKHDYTKFAKFSLDSFDELSLKRALDLGFKMINDITGLKNENLAKLAKEYECEYCLMHMQNEPSNMQINPKYDDLLGEIEDFFAQKLEILKSYGVEKVVLDVGIGFGKSAEHNLILIKHLEHFLQFEKPLLVGASRKSLINEYFKSEVQNRLAGTLFLHLKAFENGASILRVHDLYEHKQILALHEAMDKIFI, from the coding sequence ATGAAAATTTATAAGATCAATGAAAATACCGATTTTAACATTATTTGCAAGCTTATAAGCCCTGAGAAAATGGGTGCAATAATTATGAGTAAAAAGGCTAGGCTTCATTTTTTTTATATCAAAGGGCTTTCAAACACAGCCTTAAACATACTAAAACAAGACGCACTAAGTCTTGGAGCTGAGCTTATAACGCACAAGGAGGTCATCACTCACAAGGCTCAAAATAGCCCCTCCTTACTCATAGCAAATGAAAATCAGCTTTCAAAGCTCATAGAAAAGGAAAAAAAACAAGGCTTTAAGCTAAAAGACTTGGCTAAATTTTTACAAAAGAGCTTTAAAAAGCCCAAAGTTGCAAAGCTTATGGGTGTTTTAAATATCAACAATGACAGCTTTAATCCAAGCAGCAGGGTTAGCGAGGCTGATTTTATCCAAAAACTTGAGGCTATGCTCGAGTTAAAGCCTGATTATATAGACCTTGGAGCAGTTTCATCGCGTCCTGGTAGCTCTTATGTAGGAAGCAAGGAAGAACAAGATAGGCTAAAAGGCATTTTTAAGCTCATTTCTAAGCATGATTATACTAAATTTGCTAAATTTAGCCTTGATAGCTTTGATGAGCTTAGTCTTAAAAGAGCCTTAGATCTTGGTTTTAAGATGATAAATGATATCACAGGGCTTAAAAATGAGAATTTAGCCAAATTAGCCAAAGAATATGAGTGCGAATACTGCCTTATGCACATGCAAAATGAGCCCTCAAATATGCAAATAAATCCTAAATATGATGATTTGCTAGGAGAAATTGAGGATTTTTTTGCCCAAAAGCTTGAAATTCTTAAAAGCTACGGGGTTGAAAAAGTGGTGCTTGATGTGGGAATTGGCTTTGGTAAAAGTGCTGAACATAATTTAATTTTAATCAAGCATTTAGAGCATTTTTTGCAGTTTGAAAAGCCCTTGCTTGTGGGAGCAAGTAGAAAAAGCTTGATAAATGAGTATTTTAAAAGCGAGGTTCAAAACCGCCTAGCTGGCACTCTTTTTTTACATTTAAAAGCCTTTGAAAATGGGGCGAGCATTTTAAGGGTGCATGATTTATACGAACATAAACAAATTTTAGCCCTGCACGAGGCTATGGATAAGATTTTTATTTAA